In the genome of Candidatus Margulisiibacteriota bacterium, the window CTCGAGGTTATGCTCAATGACGATGACGCTGTTGCCGGATGCCGTCAGGCGGTGCAAAACGGTCAGCAGCTTCCGGATATCGTCAAAATGGAGGCCGGTCGTCGGCTCGTCGAGCAGGTAGAGGGTCCGGCCGGTCGACCGGGTAGCCAGTTCCGTGGCCAGCTTGATCCGCTGCGCTTCGCCGCCGGAGAGCGTGGTGGCCGACTGGCCGAGCTTAACGTAGCTGAGGCCGACGTCGGAGAGCGACCTTAGCTTGCGCTCGATCTGCGGGATGTTCTCGAAGAGCTGGAGCGCCTCTTCCACCGTCATGTCGAGCACGTCGTAGATGCTCTTCCCCTTGTAGTGGACCTCGAGCGTTTCCCGGTTATACCGTTTCCCTTTGCAGACGTCGCACGGCACGTAGACGTCGGGGAGAAAATGCATCTCGATCTTGACCAGGCCGTCGCCGCCGCACGCTTCGCAGCGCCCCCCTTTCACGTTAAAGGAGAACCGCCCGGTCTTGTAACCGCGCATCCGGGCTTCCTGCGTCATGGTGAACAGGTTGCGGATGTGGTCGAATACCCCGGTGTAGGTCGCCGGGTTGGAGCGCGGCGTCCGGCCGATCGGCGTCTGGTCGATAATAATGACCTTGTCGATATTTTCCAGGCCGGTGATGGCGTCGTGTTCTCCCGCTTTTTCCAGCGACCGGTAGAACTTTTTGGCCAGGGCGTTATAAAGGATGTCGTTGATCAGCGAGCTCTTGCCCGAGCCGGAGACCCCGGTCACCGCCGTAAAAACGCCGAGCGGGAACCGGACATCGATATTTTTTAAATTATGGTGCCTGGCCCCTTTGATCGTCAGCCACTGGCCGTTCCCTTTTTTCCGTTCCCGGGGAACGGCGATCTTTTGCTGGCCGGACAGGTAGTGGCCGGTGATCGAGCGCGGAGCCTTGATGATATCGGCGACCGTCCCGGTCGCCACGATCTCGCCGCCGTGGCGCCCCGCCCCCGGCCCGATGTCGACCAGGAAATCGGCGCGCCGCATCGTCTCTTCGTCATGCTCGACGACGATGATCGTATTGCCCAGATCGCGGAGACGCTCCAGCGTCTCGATCAGGCGGCCGTTGTCGCGCTGGTGGAGGCCGATCGACGGCTCGTCCAGGATGTACAGGACGCCGACCAGGCCGGAACCGACCTGGGTCGCCAGCCGGGTCCGCTGGGCTTCGCCGCCCGACAGGGTGGCCGATTCGCGGCTCAGGGTGATGTAATCGAGCCCGACGTCGATCAGGAACTTGAGGCGAGCTCTGATCTCCTTGACGATCTGTTTGGCGATCGTCTGCTCCCGCTCCGACAATGCCAGCTCGTCGAGCCAGCGCATGACCGCCTTGATCGCGTAAGCCGAGACGTCGGCGATCGAGCGGTTGCCGATCTTGATCGCCAAACTCTCCGGGCGCAGCCGCTGGCCGCCGCAATCGCGGCAGGGGATCGCGCTCATGTAGCGGTAAAGGTGGTAACGGACGTTCTCCGAGCGGGTCTCCAGATAGCGGCGGCGGAGGTTATTGACCACCCCCTCGAATTCCCCCTCGTGTTCCCAGTACCCCCGCTCCATCTCGTAAGTGAACTTGATCGGCTTTTTGCTCCCGTAAAGGATGACGTTGAGCTGTTCCTTGCTCAATTTATTGATCGGCGTGTCGAGGTCGAACTTGTACGCCTGGCCGACGGCCGCCAGCTTCTGGACGTAATAGGAAGCGGCTTCCCCCCACGGGGCGATCGCGCCGCCGGCAATGGTCAGGTTCTTGTCGGGGATGATCAGGTCGGGGTCGAACTCCAGCTTGTTCCCCAGGCCGGAGCATTTGGGACAGGCGCCGTACGGGCTGTTGAAGGAAAAGATCCGCGGCGTGATCTCGTCCAGCGAGGTGCCGCAATAGGGACAAGCGAATTTCTGGGAATAGAGCTCGTCTTTGGCTTTTTTCCCTTCGCCGTGCGCGACGATCACCAGGTCGTTCCCGTATTTCAGCGCGGTCTCGACCGATTCCGCCAGCCGTTTCTGATTGGTAGCCGAGGCGGTAAGCCGATCGACCACGATCTCGATGTCGTGCTTGACCTTCTTGTTCAGCGCCGGGACCTCGCCGATCTCGTAAAGCTTCTTGTCGACGCGGACCCGGACAAAACCGTCCTTGGTGATATCCTCGAAAAGCTGTTTGTACTCCCCTTTCCGGCCGCGGACGACCGGCGCCAGGATCTGGATAGCCTTGCCCGCCAGCGAGCCGACGATCAGGTCGACGATCTGGGGAACGGTTTGCCGTTCGATCTTACGGCCGCACTTGGGACAATACGGGATGCCGATGTTGGCGAACAGGAGGCGGAGATAATCGTAGATCTCGGTGACGGTGCCGACCGTCGACCGGGGGTTGCGGGCGGGCGCTTTCTGGTCGATCGAGATCGCCGGCGATAGACCGTCGATATTGTCGACGTCCGGCTTCTGCATCTGCTCCAGGAACTGCCGGGCGTAGGCCGAAAGCGACTCGACGTAGCGGCGCTGCCCCTCGGCGTAGATGGTGTCAAAAGCGAGCGACGACTTGCCGGAGCCAGACAAGCCGGTGAAGACGATGAACTTGTTGCGCGGCAGCTCCAGGCTTACGTCCTTGAGATTATGCTCGCGCGCCCCTTTGATAACGATCCGGTCGGCTTCCATCAGATCATTTTGTTGAAAAAGCAGCTCCGGTTGCCGGTGTGGCAGGCGATGTCGCCGACCTGCTCGATCTTGGCCAGCAGCGCGTCGGCGTCGCAGTCGTAGTAGAGCTCTTTTACTTTCTGGATGTGGCCCGAAGTGTCCCCTTTGTGCCAGAGGACTTTGCGGGAGCGGCTCCAGTAGACCATTTCTTTGGTGTCGAGCGTCTTTTGCAGCGATTCCTTGTTCATGTAGGCGAGCATCAGGACCGCGCCGTCCTTGTAGTCCTGCGCGATCACCGGAACGAGGCCGTTGGCATCAAATTTTATCTTCGCCAGGTCCATTTAAAGCTCCTTTTCTTTGCACCGAGAATTCGACGTTGACCGCCCCCGCGCCGAGCAGTTTTTCCAGCTGCTGGATCAGGTCGGTATTGATGTCGACCCAGAGGGCCCGGTTCAGCTCCACGCTCTTGCCGTCCATCCGGATAAAGACCGGATCGCCGCCGTGGTGCAGGATCAGGGCATCCTTCATTAACTCTAACACTTTTTTATCGGCCAAGTCCACCAGCTCGACCTTGA includes:
- the uvrA gene encoding excinuclease ABC subunit UvrA, translated to MEADRIVIKGAREHNLKDVSLELPRNKFIVFTGLSGSGKSSLAFDTIYAEGQRRYVESLSAYARQFLEQMQKPDVDNIDGLSPAISIDQKAPARNPRSTVGTVTEIYDYLRLLFANIGIPYCPKCGRKIERQTVPQIVDLIVGSLAGKAIQILAPVVRGRKGEYKQLFEDITKDGFVRVRVDKKLYEIGEVPALNKKVKHDIEIVVDRLTASATNQKRLAESVETALKYGNDLVIVAHGEGKKAKDELYSQKFACPYCGTSLDEITPRIFSFNSPYGACPKCSGLGNKLEFDPDLIIPDKNLTIAGGAIAPWGEAASYYVQKLAAVGQAYKFDLDTPINKLSKEQLNVILYGSKKPIKFTYEMERGYWEHEGEFEGVVNNLRRRYLETRSENVRYHLYRYMSAIPCRDCGGQRLRPESLAIKIGNRSIADVSAYAIKAVMRWLDELALSEREQTIAKQIVKEIRARLKFLIDVGLDYITLSRESATLSGGEAQRTRLATQVGSGLVGVLYILDEPSIGLHQRDNGRLIETLERLRDLGNTIIVVEHDEETMRRADFLVDIGPGAGRHGGEIVATGTVADIIKAPRSITGHYLSGQQKIAVPRERKKGNGQWLTIKGARHHNLKNIDVRFPLGVFTAVTGVSGSGKSSLINDILYNALAKKFYRSLEKAGEHDAITGLENIDKVIIIDQTPIGRTPRSNPATYTGVFDHIRNLFTMTQEARMRGYKTGRFSFNVKGGRCEACGGDGLVKIEMHFLPDVYVPCDVCKGKRYNRETLEVHYKGKSIYDVLDMTVEEALQLFENIPQIERKLRSLSDVGLSYVKLGQSATTLSGGEAQRIKLATELATRSTGRTLYLLDEPTTGLHFDDIRKLLTVLHRLTASGNSVIVIEHNLEVIKTADQVIDLGPEGGDEGGRIVAEGTPEEVAKVPQSYTGRYLKKVL
- the hisI gene encoding phosphoribosyl-AMP cyclohydrolase, which codes for MDLAKIKFDANGLVPVIAQDYKDGAVLMLAYMNKESLQKTLDTKEMVYWSRSRKVLWHKGDTSGHIQKVKELYYDCDADALLAKIEQVGDIACHTGNRSCFFNKMI